From the Asterias amurensis chromosome 1, ASM3211899v1 genome, the window attcatttttttttttaagtattaccgatctatgaccctacttttaagtttgaaacaaaaagcATGAATTCACCTGCTCAGGTAATCGTGTGATAAAACCATCAAAACCCTTTGCTGACACTCATCAAcctattacaaaataaaaagttaattgccatattattattattaataatccATCAATTAAATTCCttacaaaataatgtatttataaCAAGTTTGAAATGACCCCTGTAAAAGCTCTTAACAAAGTTTGATTAGTTTTGAACTTGTATCACACACATGCCTTATTATCTGCAGTTATTGTTTCTAGAGCTAATATATTTGCAATTTTGTTATGAGTCGGAGCATTTTAGAACTTAAAATTCTTGGCATTTACAAACGCACAGATAAATaatgagtaactctttgcagatcttgtattcgACAAACTCTAACaccaatttatttattattgacaCATAGCGATTTTTGTTCCTACATCAGTGGTTTTCCCAACTGTTGTTCTTAAAATGGAAACGGGAAAAAATGTGTACACATGATTGcgactgtgtacatgtacagcccacaaacataaacaattatacatgtaccttgatAGAAAGAGTTTGTGGAACTGTGTAAAAGATATCTttgatattattgtttgttttacaacGTTACTATGGAAACAATAAACCAAACCGTTTTTGACCTACCTGCAGGAAACTGATATCACCTGATTCTCCATCAAAGTACTGGTCTGGGAAGTTAGCGAGCTTTCTTGGTTTTAAATCTAGATTCCTCAGGGAGTGTTCCTGGGAGAACCTGAAGGTGGTGGAAAATTATACACCTAAAATTATTCAGTGGTAAACATTCAGCGCTAACATCGGAAGCTTTGAACTGTGAAATTCATAGAAGAGTACAATCTGAATACCAggcaattaaacaaaaattggaaataaataatggcaaTTCAACCAAGTTTGTTTACCTAgtataaatatatattgtaTGAAATTTAACACAACAGTGCTTGCACTAACCTCATGAATTGTCTCGAAGTCAGCTGTCCAGTTTGTAAACTTCTCTGGAGTGAACAAAACACTGTATTCCTATTAGATGTTCCCTGCATTGAGAAAGGAGATACAGTTTCAAACATCTTTTGATTGCTTCTGGTACATCAGTTGTTTTTAAGGTGTGTTGTCACTCAggcttcgagaaagactctactgATTAAAAACGTCTGGCCATGAACTACCTTTTGCATACAAACATCTTTGAACACACAGACATTTTTACTGTAAACAGCTATTCAAAAAAAGGAGAAATGTGGATTTGGATTAAGTGTCCACACACATTTCAAAAACTTACATCGCAATCTTTTTcacctacatgtaggtttaTGTATGCTTTTCTTagcaaagtagaatataatgatccacacaacatgcctcgaaattgcgtggttttccttttactttgacaactaacacggtcgaccattttgtggagtatggccgaccaaggcaacgtgtccctttttAGACACAAACCTTCTTCTGGCCGATGGCTTGGTCGTCATTCAGCAGCTCCAGTCTTTTCTTCTCTGCCTCTTTCTTCTCTATACTCTCCCTTGTTAGGGGATTGAAATTATTGTGTCCAGGTAGCAACCGGAAATAACGTTTCTTGACCGAGTCATAATAAAATCCTGGAATCTGTGCTTTGACATTAAGGTTATCAAATTCCAATTGATGAAGAGACATGAAGACACCCCCTTGCATAGGTACCTTAACTTTCAGCCAACTTTTGtcaatttgaaatgaatttcccatcaagataatatttaaaaaaaagttaaattgaattgtattgaattgaaatgaaagaGTGGGGGTTATCCCAATGTTTCTCGTTCGCACAGCAAGTACCCTTGTTATTAGGTCTCGTCATCAGGCTCTTGTGAGCCGCATAAACAGTGATTAACTTCTTTAGGCATGAAGCACCTTTGGCTTCATTTCCCAATGTAGCCTGTATTTACCATTATAATACCAGGGGCATAAACTGAAGTGAGCAAAAGGATATCTTTGACGGCTGTAGTCGCTGGTGGTTGTCCCGATGATGTAGAGGCTGCACTCCCTGCCCCGCCGCTACTGCCTGCTACAGATTCACCAGGGCTGCAATGTCCACTGCTTACTCCCTGAGATTTTACCCTCGCTTGTTTATTAGAATTGCCGCCGGAGCCTCTTGCTCCTATACAACCACAGGGCGATGAATGCGATCGACTTTTCCTACAACCTCCACAATGTTTCGTTGTATTCCATGGTTTTGGCTTCTGATGAGATACACCAGAACCAGATGCTCCTGGGGTTCTGTCGTCAAAATGTCCAGAGCCAGatgatgacctttgacctctactACTACTAGTAGCAACCGATGGTTTCTCGTCTCCGTCAGGGGGATGGTTGCTATGGTGATTATTATCCCACTGATGTTTACCACCCTGATGAAATCTGCTCTTGTTTGAAGGTTTTCTCTTTTTCCATTTCCATTGCCAGTTTCTGCGTTGTGGGGGCGATGTTTCTGACATGATCGCAAGTTTACTTGTTGAAGGCACTCATCATCATCTCCCTCACAGTGATCACATTCAAATAAAACCTGCCCCAAAAAATAATAGATCATTATATTAAACATTTTCTCCAATAGACCGTATGGAATATGGCATCGACATTCAAATAAACTGCCCTACAACATAGTAAAAGCGTGTGCGTGGGCAGTGGGCGTGTGTCATGCAcgtgccatagaaatcaaactgggaatGCTACGTGCTGCGGGTTCATTGACATTGGACCATGGAGGTTGTTGGACATTGATGATGAACGTGTTTAGACGTGTTTAGACGTGCAAATGGGCACTTTCATATcccaaaaaggggttattcgatACGGCCTTTGACTaactaaacaaaacacaaagcaAAATTTACACCACACTGAACAGCATGCAGGGAGAAACTTTCTCAGAAAGGCAAACaagcaaataaaaattaaagggAAGCACACACAACAAGTTAACACTGACACTTTCATTCATTCAAGTCCATCATCATGAATATCCTCCACTGCAGTCTACTTACCTATTAATTTAACAGAAGTAACTTCTCTATACTAGTTTAGTTACAAATTTCTTTGGTCTTTAACTCGATGATTGACAGGCTTGCCCACCTTCTGCTGCTTCTGACCTTGTTTATTGACAGACGGTAACAGACAAGGGCGCCCTCTTTCGTCGTAACCGTCGAACTGGTGAGCCCTTGAATTGTCTCTAGACGCCTCGCTTGGTTTTCTATGAGTAATTGTTGAATTGCTCCGACTATTTTAAATTTCTCTAAAAGCGGTGCGTTCAAAATCAACGGTTACATCTTTTGCAAACAAACGTCCGAAAATGTCAAAGTAACAGCACTCGGTAAGCTTTAACAAATGAATAAATGCTGAAGAAGTATAATGTATTTCTAATTTATTTACCAAACCTCGTAAATAATATGTTATAGCCCCTTTTcccctttatttatttgtacGCAAATTTTCTCGCCAGTACGCTACTTATAACTTAGTCTACACCGTATGTGTCCGTACATATACAGTTGACTGAACATGGAACTGACATTTTTTGTGACGTGACGCATGACGGTCAAAGACTGTAATTTGAATGATCCCAGCAATGTCCGACTTTATTTCCCcgaagaaaaaaaggataactttccgtatggcgccaccaccttttcactcttttttagaaaaagggatatctcattgaggtaaattagatactatattatttcatatcgaatgaaaaagtggtggcgccatacggaaactttcccattagggataactttccgtatggcgccaccactttttcactcatttttacagaaagggatatctcattgaggtaaaaattagatactatattatttcatatcgaatgaaaaagtggtggcgccatacggaaacatTTCCAAAATTAGCGTCATCCGCAAAAAAAGATGTGAAAATAACCATAGTTAGACTAGGCCctatattttcttttcaaaatcaaatacttAATAGGAT encodes:
- the LOC139953577 gene encoding DDB1- and CUL4-associated factor 4-like; amino-acid sequence: MSETSPPQRRNWQWKWKKRKPSNKSRFHQGGKHQWDNNHHSNHPPDGDEKPSVATSSSRGQRSSSGSGHFDDRTPGASGSGVSHQKPKPWNTTKHCGGCRKSRSHSSPCGCIGARGSGGNSNKQARVKSQGVSSGHCSPGESVAGSSGGAGSAASTSSGQPPATTAVKEIPGFYYDSVKKRYFRLLPGHNNFNPLTRESIEKKEAEKKRLELLNDDQAIGQKKGTSNRNTVFCSLQRSLQTGQLTSRQFMRFSQEHSLRNLDLKPRKLANFPDQYFDGESGDISFLQVDECQQRVLMVLSHDYLSRMWQGTITPDPSKPRSVCVSDWKVINIIGTRVTKVTSASWVSCTDNPDDLQIIYSVSGGPMSSVQLLRCPREEDGHNHITYSYESNHESAWTCTWSNNPVAPSYLSIGSSNKAIVVDTVTAYKWKVFTNHSDVLAQVFSTRKPVLYNGTRRGEILGCDLRSLTQTRSDITLRMRHKVAVCSVRLLKDENYMVASDMSGQVKLWDLRQCLCVQEFKGHNNQHAHLPISVDSTEKTLYGVGQDSYTRLWSLHDATLLRTIPCPQPPSHLSPSAIFSQEWKHGTQPGLLLGVQRNLYWYPL